gggaatatatataatacatgcgtaggatgcttggggcacatccatacacatgtatacataatATTAGTGACATAGAAAGGGGCACATGATTATATAAGGGGGCCACAAGGCCcctactataagggggcacaaggccctaCTATATAATGGCGGGCACAagggcccctacattataagggggcacaaggcccctacatatattaAAAGGGGTCACATATTTCCCacggggccaccatgagcccctggggatcaccatggcagacgtgcgcagatgctgggcacatctgcgcacatcatcccatggtgcgttggttaatgtatgcatatataccatacatgcccgcacgtgtttgcgggcatgcatggatatacatgcatacgtctcaactagagatgagcgaacttctgttttaagttcggcgtctaaagttcgggggcgggttaccggagaatcccgatctggaaccggatatggattccgacttccgttgtggtccgtggtagcggaatcaataatggccgattatgattccgctaccacggaccacaacggaagtcggaatccatatccggttccagatcgggatctCCGCTaccccgcccccgaactttagacgccgaacttaaaacagaataAAAGGTTTCTCTATGACATCAGTGGTGTTAACAGTAGTCAGAGGAGGGCACTCACACACATAGAGAATAGTGATGAACGGCATAGGCAGTATTCATTTTTGCAATATTTTACAAATTCTttgcataatattcgctataaattcacgaattctagaatgtAATTGAATGAGGAATAGGatacagatgaaagcacagagcacagcaatgtcactgctctctctcataactgcaaaaaaactgtggaaaatggctgctagggagtttattatatagtaatggggtgggcaactttgctattggttgctagggatgttgctaagctctgacaaagatattgcagccttctcattggcccacaagcaagaagggaggttactgatgaaaaaaaaatctagaatattcgcaattacgaatatatagcactatattctacatcttccgtgccgatattcgcgataaaaagtcgcaattagaatattcacgatcaacactaatagagaAGGTTCTGGACTTCAAGACAGGCAGATGTCCTCTCATCACTGCTAAGAGAGCCTGCACTGGTGCCACAAGAGAGTTTGGATGCATGAATGGCACTTCGGTGGCATGAATGGCAAACAATAATGTTAAATATTGAAAGTGGGTTCTGCCTTGGTATGAATGATGGCCACATGACAGCCAGTTTGTTGGAGGGCACTTAATGCCCCCATGTatagtgcagagacacacaggaTCAATaccaggtgtcatggtgtggggcaCTATTAGGTACCATGACCGTTCCCATCTGGAATTCCTAAAaggaacattgaccagcctttgATGTATCCAGGACATTGTGGAACCAGTCCCACTGCCTTTTTGACTCAGTTAGGACAAAAGGTGTTCCACCAGGGGCGAACTGGGAACTTGAAATAACCCTGGAAATAGTCGAATGTCATAGGTGGATTCAGATTGACAAGAAggcaacacaaataggcaggAACAACAAAAGTAGGCAGTGCcttagtgcagcataaaatactgccccagcagaaccaaataccacagtgcagcataaaattttGAAGACAGTGATAACGTTGAATTCAGGTGGGCAACTGTGGATGCCAGCCAAGGGCATGGTACCTGATACTCCTAGCAGTAAtttatgctgagagcatcagatcattatgcatCCAGCAagaggctgtgaggagggctccgGGCCCACAAGGGATATTTTCTGGTAGAGCCTGCCCCTGTGTTCAACTGAAATAACACCCACCCACATACTTCCTGTGCTACAATGTTCTCTGCAAGGTATCCAGCAGCATTCCTGGCCAGCCCAATAGCCAGATCTCTCCCCAATTAAGAATATCTGGGACTGGATGGGGCGATGGATCACCCATGCACAGCAGCCAGCAATCACCTTGGCTAAACTAAGGGTCCAAACTGAAAGATCTTGGAATGACATACCACAGGAGGAGTGGCAGGCTGTATTGAAGTAAGGGGAGATgacacccagtattaatgtgaccctgcctcaacatataccctgcCGCAGAACCCTGAATAAATGGTGCACcactttggttgtgtgatcattgtgATCGTTCAAAAATTCAAATTTcgcatttttatcgcaaatataggtacttcgaaaatttgcaaatattttgaatatagtgatatatatacgTAATttggaatattcgattttttatttttttattcgattatttttattttttttatcagtacacatgatccctccctgcttctagcttgtgggccaataagaaggctgcaatatacttgactttaggagtagtgttgtttgcgaattttcgtaatgcgaattttcgtaattacaactattagacaacaaagaagattatagcactatattagctaaattgctctatattattatttttttctaatattcgctatattgctataacttcgttttttcgaatattcgtaatattctaaagcaagaatacatagcaatatagcgaatatttgaaaaaaaacgaatatagagcaatttagctaatatagtgctataatcttctttgtctaatagttgtaatttttttctcatctgaagttcagattggaaaaaaatgacaactataaaaaaaaagattatagcactatattagctaaattgctctatattcgtttttttctaatattcgctatattgctatatattcttgttttagaatattatgaatattcgaaaaaactaagttatagcaatataatgaatattcgaaaaaaacgaatatagagcaatttagctaatatagtgctataatcttttttttattgttgtcatttttttccaatctgaacttcagatgagaaaaaaattgcaactattagacaaagaagattatagcactatattagctaaattgctctatattcgtatttagtttttttttttcgaatattcgctatattgctatatattcttgttttagaatattacgaatatttgaaaaaatgaagttatagcaatatagcgaatattcgaataaaaacgaatatagagcaatttagctaatatagtgctataatattctttgtctaaaagttgaaaaattctcaataaaaatgaaatcgtagaatataacgaatattcaaatttgcaaatattctacaaaatattcgcgaaatatcgcaaattcgaatatgacccctgccgctcatcactaatgataaaTATATATGGGTTGATAGCGGATGCAGAAATAAAGATATTTGTGAGATGGACAAGCATTAGATACATTATAAATATTACATATTTAGACAACTGTGTTCCAGGCagcaaatagtaaaaaaaaactgctacagtgggagggaaaggggggggggggttgagtagAGGTCCAGTATATTCTCTGTAGGCTGCCTCCCCTCATGTTAGTCCGTGGTCTGGACTGTCCAGCTTTACCTATCAGGTTATGTCTGCTATAGATGCAGCACCCAGCTCCTCACTACAGTATAAGGACCCTGCGGGCGACAGTGGGCGGGAGACCAGGGCCCAGCGCTCATTGCTCTGCTGTCTGTGCCCTTCTCAGGTGCAGCCACCAGCTCTTTTCCACATGTGTCTGGGCAGCTCAGCAGGGGGCCCCATTTAGGCTTGGGGGCCTTGGGCAATTGCCCTgtttgccccccctcccccccccccaacaccgagcaatacaaatgcacaccacacttttcagatttttaattattaataattttaaaaaccatgtatcatttactTTTCACTTcatacatacttgctactttgtgttggtctatcaaataaaatccccataaaatacatttaagtttgtgggtgtaatgtaaaaaatgtggaaaagttcaaaggGTACTTGtcttttttcaaggcactgtataaatatgtattttttcaaccatactatagggcagtgtttcccaaccagtgtgcctccaggtgttgcaaaactacaactcccagcatgggagttgtagtttagcaacagctggaggcacgctggttgggaaacactgctataggGTATATTATATGGGCAGATTTTCTGtccgatgatcgctaacgagcatttgtagtaacgctcgttagcgatcatctggcaggcTAATACTGCCAACTATTGCACTATGAACAAGCAAAcgttcgttcatcgggtaatccacATCTTTCAGCATGGTGAAAGATCAGGATTTGGAGGCAGAAGATCGTGCTGTCTAGTTACCATCTGCCGCTGGCAAATCACTATAAAGCATGGGGACCAGCGATGGCATAGCTATTgcttctcctcatgttgctgaggAGATCTCCTCAGCTAGTGAGCCGGCAAATGCCGCCAAGGAATGCTTCCCTCCCTCCCAACAAACATCTgtgtgatcagggtgtctaatgCACCCTTAAGTGAAAGCACCCTTTAAACTGTTGTCTAGTTGACACTAGTCTACTACTAGTCTGTTACTTGTACTCAACAAAACTTGGGTTGTCCAAACAAAATGCATTAGTCAAGTGACTGGGAATGTAAAATTGTCACTTCTGGTCCAGTGAAAACCTGAGAACAGTTGGTAGGACTTTCAAAAGATGAGtggtgtttatatatttttttgcacaccTACCTACATTAAATTTTTAAGGTTTGTggtcaggaaacccctttaatcgagaagtgaaaaatcagaaaaATTAATTAATTAGAGGTCCACAGTGTGACTTAAAGCTATGTCCCAGGCAATTATGACACAAAAAATTCATATAACTGCACTGGTTTATCTTCTTTGTTTTcacctttaaaatataaaaataatatttggtaGACAAATTTCTTACATAGATAGGATTTGAAActttaagtttaaaaataaaatgtatgggaAAGGTGTGCATCTTAAAACCTATAATAACCCTGGGAAAACCCTTATTTAAATTCCACTGGttgattcagaaatttctttgttactcttttttattaagttttgtattaaatatatatatatatatcaaaaggaaattcggcggcaccagtacactggctcaggtgctatgtccaaaggaatgagcttcACCCTTAATATATATCCGGAaatgggacagcactccaagacttgaaaagaataaatatctttattcacacatgtgaaaaaatagcagcaacgtttcagctcacaactgagcctttctcaagccaagaaaggcttgagaaaggctcagttgtgagctaaaacgttgctgctattttttcacatgtgtgaataaagatatttattcttttcaagtcttggagtgctgtcctatttccggatatatatatatatatatatatatatatatatatatatacacacttaccatcaaagaacattacatttttttatgctaaaagtaaaaaaaaataaaaaaaatcacaaaaagtttcACCATCAATGTCAACTATAAGGAAATTTGTCCACAGCATACTCCTAGTTTTAACAAGAAAATATTAcatgtagtttgtaaaatggaaaATGATCGCTAGAAATCCAGAGTATGATCACCACATCTCCTGCTTCAGATGATCCGTGTTACAGTCATAGGGACAACTACAGTGTAAGATCACTGACCTGTAGCTCTCCAAATCATATTTTGGTTTTCGGCAGCAGTATCTGGCCAGATTTCTTAGGTCATAGTTCCTCACAGTTGCTGCCCCAGCCtgatatctttatggaaccgttACCCAAGCATAATACAGCATGAAGGGGCTCGGTGAAGGTGGCATTGAAGGTATGTAGGTGTCTGATGGGGTCACACAGCTCGTAAAAGGACAGCTGCCCGGCCTCATAGTCCAGACATATCCTAACTTTATCACTAGAAATTTTGACAGGTAACTGGATCGCTTGACTGTCATGCATAACtaaataattattttccctttGCAGACACCAGGACTTGTCATTATCGCCAATGTATGACTGATCTCCTTTCCTGTCTATACTCGGATAACACATTCCCACCAGCCACTCCGCTTTCCCACTACTTTCCACATCCCAGTAATGTCGCCCTGAAAAAAAGGTCCTGCTGCTTAACACCTGATTATAATCCTGGAATCTCTCTGCTGTATCTGGACGGTCCTGTTCTGTTTGTGACCAGGTTGCCGTTTTCAGGTCGTCTGATATAAGGATATTATTAGCAGCTGtgtttacatccagtaatatgtCTCCAGGACCCTCCATATAGTTCCCACAATTTCCAGGATCTGTTACATTCCCTCCAGCGGTCCTgacttttacatttttctttgttGACACAGGCAAGTCTTCTGTGTCAGTGGGCGGATTTTGGTTACTGTGGAGATAGTTATCTTCTCCTAGTTGTCCAGCTAAATTAGTATGTATGTATAAGAGAAAATTAGATAGTTCTGCATGTACAGTCTCTTGAATTTGAGAGAGATCTACATCATAAAGCTGTTTATCATCTCTTCCAGTATCATCACCTCCCTCCATCTCTGGATCACACAGGTCATCTATGTGTGGTTCCTGTAAGACAGTCAGTGGATCAGTCATGTTACAGAGCTCCTCAATGTGTCTCATTTTCCTGGATAGCACATCCTTCTTTATTTCCAGCTCCTGGATCAGAGTAGAAAGCATGAGTGACACCTGTTCTTCCTGCCTGGAGATCTCACTCAGGACCTTCTTTTCTAGGTTGTCTAGTCGTCTCCTGGTGTCCGTAAACAGAGCAGTGACTTTTTGTGCATCACCAGTTGCTTTTTCTTGAGCTTTTCTCCAGCGTTTCTCCAGGTTCTGGACTCCTGTCTCAGTCTCCTCTCTCTTTCTGGTCAGTTTCTGAAGAATATGTGttactttcttcttcttcttctcagaGGCCTCATCCAGCATCTCCACCCAGTGTCCTTGATGTTCTCCAACCAAACTGCAGGTCACACAGATACAAGTAGCATCCTC
The Bufo gargarizans isolate SCDJY-AF-19 chromosome 2, ASM1485885v1, whole genome shotgun sequence genome window above contains:
- the LOC122926088 gene encoding E3 ubiquitin-protein ligase TRIM11-like — its product is MASADFSKELDCSICLHTYTDPVMLRCGHNFCRVCIDRALSTQDESGVYTCPQCRAHFYKRPSLQRNITLCNIIQQFLSIPTPQKGTGIFCTNCIHSPVPAVKSCLHCEVSLCDNHLRVHSKSPEHVLTEPCTSLEKRKCSVHKKILEYYCTEDATCICVTCSLVGEHQGHWVEMLDEASEKKKKKVTHILQKLTRKREETETGVQNLEKRWRKAQEKATGDAQKVTALFTDTRRRLDNLEKKVLSEISRQEEQVSLMLSTLIQELEIKKDVLSRKMRHIEELCNMTDPLTVLQEPHIDDLCDPEMEGGDDTGRDDKQLYDVADTEDLPVSTKKNVKVRTAGGNVTDPGNCGNYMEGPGDILLDVNTAANNILISDDLKTATWSQTEQDRPDTAERFQDYNQVLSSRTFFSGRHYWDVESSGKAEWLVGMCYPSIDRKGDQSYIGDNDKSWCLQRENNYLVMHDSQAIQLPVKISSDKVRICLDYEAGQLSFYELCDPIRHLHTFNATFTEPLHAVLCLGNGSIKISGWGSNCEEL